The genomic region TACTACCGCATCAAAAAGTTTATTTACATTTTTTATTGCACTCACTTTAAACCTCCCAAAATAAATTTTTTTTCATGCTCTATTAAACTGCTCACGATACAAAGCAAGTCTTTGCCTAACGCCATTAACAATAGACGAATCACTAATTTTAAATACTCGTAAAGATTCAAGAACACCATCATTTACAGCTTTGGAACTACCAAGTGAATCCCAAATAACAGAATTTAAATCATTATCAATAATCACAAAATGATATAAATCACTTTTACTATCTTTATATTTACCAATTAAAATATCACAACTATCAGGATCATATTCAGTAGGGGAGTAGTGTACATCGAGATAATGAATATCATCACTAATTCCAAGACTTTTGAATATTAAATTTGGATCAAGAACATACGAATTGACATCTTTTAAACATCCAGCATCAGCAAGACTTTTAAAAAGCAAATCAACTTCGAATTTATCGAAACATTTTTCAATCTTGTCTTTTATCTCTTTTACCACAAAAGAAATAAACAAAATACATAAGAAATAACATCCAAACTTACA from Borrelia hispanica CRI harbors:
- a CDS encoding DUF261 family protein translates to MKNKLFVFIYNFAYNVLKDHFIKKYKSELLESAVPLKNSSYQVYEKIKEIEKHRLVVPFQYNFKEQNSAICKFGCYFLCILFISFVVKEIKDKIEKCFDKFEVDLLFKSLADAGCLKDVNSYVLDPNLIFKSLGISDDIHYLDVHYSPTEYDPDSCDILIGKYKDSKSDLYHFVIIDNDLNSVIWDSLGSSKAVNDGVLESLRVFKISDSSIVNGVRQRLALYREQFNRA